ATCCTCCCCGATCAGCCCGCACTCGTGCGCACCGACGGGATTAAAGTATCTCAGTACCGCTATACGCCACGAAGCCCCCGTACCCGCAAGATCGCGCAGCATCTGTTCGATCATCACCTTGGTCTGACCGTACGGATTGGTTGCTGCAAACGGGGCATCCTCTCGTATTGGAACAGTCGTCGGTTGGCCATATACGGTTGCCGATGAACTGAAAACGATCTGTTCGACGCCATGTCGCTGCATGGCGTGGAATAACGCAATGGAACCGCCGACGTTGTTATCGTAATACTCAAGGGGCTTGGCCACCGATTCCCCAACGGCTTTGAGCCCTGCAAAGTGCACGACAGCTGTCACACGGCGCGTTCCGAAGGCCCTATCCAATGTATCTGGATTACGAATGTCACCGTGAAAAAATGTGATAGACCTGCCCGTCAACCGTGACACGCGGTCAATCGCCTCATAGGAACTGTTTCGTAAGTCATCGATGACAACGACGTCATAGTCAGCCATTAAAAGTTCTACGCAGGTGTGTGATCCAATGTAGCCTGCTCCCCCAGTCACCAGAATGCACGTCATTTAGCTGATTTTCCGTTACTTGTGTGTGGTAGACATCTGAGGTGGAATTTGCTGTGCTCTCAGGCGGTGATCCGCGCCAATAGATTCTCATGTTCTGTGCCTTTACGCCATCCGTGACAGAGTGAACCTTGCCCCGGTTTCACGTACATCAGATCGTTGGTAGTTTTCTGGTGGACGGAGAAAGGAAATGGCTAAGAGAGAGGCGGTGGCGAACCGGCATACACGGGTGAGTTCAAGGTCGAGGCGGTGCGACTGGCCGAGTCGATTGGAAGCAATCAGGCAGCCAAGCGGCTGGGTATCCCGGAATCGAGTTTGTCCAACTGGGTCAGGCGCGCTCGGGCGGGGAGGCTGAAAGCAGACGACGGGACAGCGCCGACGAGGCGCCCGGCGACGGAACTGGAAGCCGAGAACGCCCGCTTGCGCCGGGAGCTTGCCAGCGGAAAGCTTGATCTGGAGATCGTAAAAAAAGTGGCGGCGTATTTCGCGAAGGAGTCGCGGTGAAGTACGCCTGGATTGAGAAGCATCAGACTTCGCCAGCCGCTTACTTTCAAACAGATCCTGGCCGATCACTTGAGTGCACGTGCCCCACGCAAGCAAGGAAAATCCAGGCGGTGAGGAAAGGAAATGGCGAACTATCGGCCGAGCCCAGCTGGTAAGGAAAACCCGGGTCGAAATGCTTTCAGGCGTTGCCTTGCGCGCCGAAATGACCGAGCAAGGCCACCTGCACCAGCTGGGCGACGGACTTCACTTCCAGCTTTTCCATGATGTGGGCGCGATGCACTTCGACCGTCTTGACGCTGATCACCAGGTCCTCGGCGATGACACGACTCGGCTTGCCGGCCATGACCTGTTCCAGCACTTCACGTTCGCGCGGCGTGAGGGAAGCGAGGCGATACGCGACCCGGTGCTGCTCGTTAAGTCGTCGGCGCTGCTCGCCGTAGCGCGCGAGACACTCGCGAACCAGAAGCAGAATCCGACTGTAGTCGAACGGCTTCTCGATGAAATCGACGGCACCTGCCTTGACCGCCGCAACGGCCTGCGACACGTTGCCTTCGGCCGTGACGAAAACGATCGGT
This Betaproteobacteria bacterium DNA region includes the following protein-coding sequences:
- the galE gene encoding UDP-glucose 4-epimerase GalE codes for the protein MTCILVTGGAGYIGSHTCVELLMADYDVVVIDDLRNSSYEAIDRVSRLTGRSITFFHGDIRNPDTLDRAFGTRRVTAVVHFAGLKAVGESVAKPLEYYDNNVGGSIALFHAMQRHGVEQIVFSSSATVYGQPTTVPIREDAPFAATNPYGQTKVMIEQMLRDLAGTGASWRIAVLRYFNPVGAHECGLIGEDPTGIPNNLMPYISQVAIGRREYLSVWGSDYPTPDGTGVRDYIHVVDLAEGHVAALAKLTQISGLATFNLGTGRGCSVLEVIHAFETATGKSIPYRFAGRRAGDVPSCFADPRKAEAELGWQAKRALLEMCRDTWRWQSLNPYGYGRG
- a CDS encoding transposase, whose protein sequence is MRLAESIGSNQAAKRLGIPESSLSNWVRRARAGRLKADDGTAPTRRPATELEAENARLRRELASGKLDLEIVKKVAAYFAKESR
- a CDS encoding response regulator transcription factor, which encodes MPTPEANQQPAVFVVDDDESTRELFHWLLSSNGIPVQVFRCAQDFLLALRVSRPGCVVLDLRMPDMSGLDLQKHLAARGVDVPIVFVTAEGNVSQAVAAVKAGAVDFIEKPFDYSRILLLVRECLARYGEQRRRLNEQHRVAYRLASLTPREREVLEQVMAGKPSRVIAEDLVISVKTVEVHRAHIMEKLEVKSVAQLVQVALLGHFGAQGNA